The genomic interval GTTTCCCTTGCCTCCCTGTTGTgtcacacagattttttttttgaggttccCTAGAAACTCTTAACTGTTATTCCTCCTTCTATTTGTTTCTTCTGCCTATAATCCTCTTCTTGGTTGCCTGGTAAGCTCTTAGTCATTCAAGTTTTGGCTCAAAATCTGCCACTTTTCCTGAATTAGACCATTGCCAGGGCAAAGTTAACGCAGAAAATCTATTTCACTCAGTTTTCACGTATCTCTGTAGCCATGGTGATGACCTTTGGTCAAACTGAGAATTAAAATACTGGAATGTTCAGTTACCAGGCAACGATGTTACATCTGAAGGAGTGGCTCACTATGAACCAGGTTGTCAGCATATTGAAAAGAAACATGAATACACATGATGTGTATCTGGTGTCTGGTTTGGGGTCCACCCTACGGCTGGTTATGTGGTAGGTATGTGACTAGCTACCTTTAAGAACTTTGGGGTTTAATACTCAGGAGGACTTGGCTGGGCAAGCACAACTCACACATTCCTGCAGTTCACAGCTGGAGAGAAAGGGTGTCTATGTCATCCCTGAAGATGGAGGACAAGAAAGCCTTCTCTAGTCTTtgcttgtgtatttttttttcttattgcacTTTTGCTTTTTTGTAATAAATCTTGAGTAtgtgttgagtcatgtgagttcttCTAGAGAATCACTCAACTAGTGGGTGGTCACGGGGCTACTATCATTTTCCCTTGTTCCCATTGCACTGTGTATAAtcttaaggaaatattttattgtactaTACAAACTTACTTGTTTAAGTAGGCTACTTAATGCCTTTTCTTAATGCCTAGCACAGTATCTGACGTATCTGAAATAGGAATCCTTTCTGGGAGAGGAGAATCTGAAACAGTGCAcacatatactttaaaaaatgagcaaagagaaTAGTTGTTAGAGACTGTAAAGGAAGGTAGAGGGTAAAGACACATTTACAAGTAAAGTTGTTTTCTCAGGTTAGAGTTCAATCGTGGCCACCAAAACTGCACTCTGTCTCAGACTGCTACTTATTTACTCCATAGACTAAGACTCTAGTAGTTGCAAAGAATCTGCTTGGCAATGGCATAGCAGATTTCTGGTCTACTGCCATAACCTCATGCTTCAACTACCTAACAAATATTGCTTTCTGAATCATgtatagaagaaataaaactcctTACCTCAGCTTCCACCCCTTCCTTCAGCTTATTTCAGCATTTCCCTGGCTTCATAGGGCGAAGAGAACTGTCATGGTAACTGGTGGCAACAATAGCACGCTCACTTTGGCAACCAGAAAACTAGCTTATTATGAGAAGTTATTTTGGTTAATGATGATTCAGGGTCCATGAATGACGTTGGCTAGCTGTAGTGAATGTAAACAGCTTCACGTTTATTTTCAGAAAGCAGAAACATAAAACCCTGGTTCtagtttgatttctcttttttattgtggAAATGAAGTATAGTATTTTAACTGAGTATGtaaggggaaaagggaaaaatagcGGGCTAGCAGAGGATGGTTTCGATCCATCGACCTCTGGGTTATGGGCCCAGCACGCTTCCGCTGCGCCACTCTGCTCCGCAGTAGTGGGATTTCTAAAATTTCTCTTAACTTTGTTCTGAGTTGTTTCGACTCCCAGGAAGAGTACAGGAGCTTGCTAATTTATTTCAATACTTTGTCGCGAAATGCCGATTCTCTTTGGAATAATGTCGCTACGCGaatcaaagagaaaacaaaactagGAGAGGAGTAAACATCAACTTACTGTTAAGTAACGGGGAGCAGAAATGAGGGGTGGCCAGCTATTTAAATGACGATTACAAAGTTcaatggaaggaaaaggaaagaggagcAAAGAATCGGGCTTCTGCGTGGCAGGCGAGAATTCTACTACGGAATCACTAACCCCATGTATTTGCCTTTAGAAAGAAAACTCTTTGGTCAGATTTCCCTTGGCTTGGTGATGGAGCGGATGTAGTCTTGCAGCTCTTTAAACTCCTCCGGAAGGGGATTTCAGTTAGAAGGGGTTGCGCCGCAGGAAGAAGTGTGGCAGCACTGTAAACCATGGGTTCCAGCCAGTCGCGTATGCCAAGGCTCCAGTGCAATCGTCCCAGAGTCCCAAGCAACAAAACATAATGTGAAAAGTTAATTTCTTTAGTCTGATATAGTTAAAAAGGGCTGAAAATTCCTATCTGGGAACGCAGGATGTGCAGCTCGGAAAAACACCCACGGAGGGCAAGCTCCTCCTACGGGCGGGCGTCCGTGACATCCTCCAGAATTGGGATAGAAAAGGCGGAGTCAGAGGGCGAAACGGTCGTTTCCGCTCGCGCGTTTTCAGTTTTCAAATAGGTCCGATATCTGCACATATAATAAGTTGCCTTTGTGTGTTCGTTGTTAGAAGCTTCAGTTCTTGTCATGTCAGGTCGGGGCAAGGGCGGGAAGGGCCTGGGTAAAGGCGGCGCTAAACGCCACCGCAAGGTGCTGCGGGACAACATCCAGGGCATTACCAAGCCCGCCATCCGTCGCCTTGCCCGGCGCGGAGGGGTCAAGCGCATCTCCGGACTCATCTACGAGGAGACCCGCGGGGTGCTGAAGGTGTTCCTGGAGAACGTGATCCGGGACGCCGTCACCTACACCGAGCACGCCAAGCGCAAGACGGTCACGGCAATGGACGTGGTCTACGCGCTCAAGCGCCAGGGCCGCACCCTCTACGGTTTCGGCGGCTAGGTCTACCATTCTCTGTAACCTTTTACTCTTAAACAAAAGGCCCTTTTCAGGGCCGCCCACATGTTTCTGTAAAAGAGCTAGCATGTTCCGGCATATGTAACATTAAGACAACCCCTAAATGCACAACACTTAAGCACAATCTAGTTTAGGTCCTGTATTTTGGAAGTCCAGCATTAAAAGCTTGATGCGGCATTCCTACTGGGGTGGGTAAGTACAGCGTTGTAAGTACAAACGTGCATATTTTGTTTACGGTGGCAGTGAAGAGGTTCACGTGGCATTTTTACCTAGTTTACGAGTTCTTCAAAGTCGTGTATGCCGGGTTTCTAGAATGCTAAGGAGAATTAGGGTTCAGCTATGGGAAAGAACAAGGCAAGCCTCCCTCTGCCCGTTTCTCTGCTCAAAATGGCGGAAAGACGGGGAAGAAAGCCCGCACCCAGCGACGGAAGGGGGTGCCTTGGAACGGGTGCGACTTCACTAGCAGAATGGAGGGATCCCCGGGCCGCCGCGCGCCCCTCGTCTCCGGTGGCGTTTGCGTGGCTGCTCTTCCTTGTTGACTAACCGTCTCTTGTAAAAGGCACTGAGGAAAAATAACGGCACTCTAAGGGAGAGCTAAGGATTAAGCAGAGACTAGTAAATTTGACTTCCTATTGTGAAAAGTTAGGAAGGCTgttatttaattatataattgtCACCTAAACGGTAAGTAGACATGGCAGCATTCTCAAAATGTATGGTATCCAGATATTTCACCCCAAATTATTTATACActaaaaaaatcctgccatataCTCATTAAGACCAAACTCCCTTCTAAtagttcacattttaaaaaaatccttattaTCCTTGTAATGTTTTACATAACCTGGCTTGCTCTTGATGCCGGAGTTCTTGTtcgcggagccgaagaatgaaatttgcaaacactcaaggtaggagagagcaaggcagaggcttttttTAGAGAGCGAGAGGACAGGTCCTGGCTCAGGcctggaggggacaagagagtccaggggtggtgcattgtctaggggttttataggcagttgagagacaaagggctaggaatgtacacctgctaagtggttccaaaatgtttatctttgaaaaaacactaagtttcttattagtgttcctggttatttacaagaattttattgctctgatttcctcccaggaaggatagcagcttcctggtctgggagcatatcactcaaggctgcctgctttgctcccaaactgggctgagttattgtctgtttgttagaaacttactttttaactaattgggttttaaattgcatcttattttcaagatggaatccttcctgtttttactacattgttttgggcttgcttgctacattgcccaggttgcaaataatttgtttagggctgaaggaagaaaagcagcaactgggtaaagtcagaaaaacaagctgggccccccagcaggctaaagcaaatcccacaatggattattctgctttgttttttccagaggccctcaccctaccctgtgtaaacccatggtccctgtctcactctgAGGACAATCCAGTCAAGCCTTTGGTTCAGTTTCAGTGTAACCCCGGGgaaaaatcccggggcaaaatacctttgaactgaaatcagtcagagagaaatgaacTGGGAGAAACCCCTTTACTGCTTGTAAGCAGCTGTttgcttctgctcacctgtgtctcacGACCCCGCTGCAGaaaagaaggggccccaccgaacctCTCAGCTTCAGATACATCCTCATTCCCCCTTGTGGGGCAATTCCGGGGAGTTCTCAGGCCTCTTGAAGTCTATTTGTGGAACCCAACTTGAAAGCCTTATATCTAAAgctgttttttctcttcccttagCTGCACCAGCTCCTGATCTCTCTGAAAA from Manis pentadactyla isolate mManPen7 chromosome 16, mManPen7.hap1, whole genome shotgun sequence carries:
- the LOC118912138 gene encoding histone H4 produces the protein MSGRGKGGKGLGKGGAKRHRKVLRDNIQGITKPAIRRLARRGGVKRISGLIYEETRGVLKVFLENVIRDAVTYTEHAKRKTVTAMDVVYALKRQGRTLYGFGG